A genomic stretch from Bifidobacterium sp. ESL0769 includes:
- the purM gene encoding phosphoribosylformylglycinamidine cyclo-ligase — protein sequence MPQAYEQAGVSVEAGYEVVRRIKSHVARTNRPGVVGGIGGFGGLFDLASLGYKEPMLVSGTDGVGTKLMVAKMANKHDTIGIDCVAMCVNDIAAQGAQPLFFLDYIACGKNDPALLEQVVSGVADGCVQADSALIGGETAEMPGMYDEDEYDLAGFAVGVAEKSAIVDGSGIREGDVLVGLESSGVHSNGFSLVREALFNEAGYSVDTKLDELGDATLGDVLLTPTKIYVKALKPLFAAGLIKGVAHITGGGFIENIPRMIPEGLAASIKIGTWSIPPIFDIIERAGSIDHEEMFNVFNMGIGMVLAVDSANVKQTLKTLETVGETGHVIGSIVPDNGLRRVLFA from the coding sequence ATGCCTCAAGCATACGAACAAGCAGGAGTCAGCGTCGAGGCCGGCTACGAGGTCGTCCGCCGCATCAAATCGCACGTCGCACGGACCAACCGACCCGGAGTAGTCGGCGGTATCGGCGGATTCGGCGGGCTTTTCGACCTGGCAAGCCTCGGCTATAAGGAGCCGATGCTGGTTTCCGGCACCGACGGCGTGGGTACGAAGCTGATGGTCGCCAAAATGGCCAATAAACACGACACCATCGGTATCGACTGCGTGGCGATGTGCGTCAACGACATCGCCGCCCAAGGTGCGCAACCGCTGTTCTTCCTCGATTACATCGCCTGCGGCAAGAACGATCCCGCACTTCTGGAGCAGGTCGTTTCCGGTGTGGCGGATGGCTGCGTTCAGGCGGATTCGGCGCTCATCGGCGGCGAGACGGCGGAAATGCCGGGTATGTATGACGAAGATGAATACGATCTGGCTGGATTCGCTGTTGGGGTCGCCGAAAAATCAGCAATCGTGGACGGATCGGGCATCCGCGAAGGCGATGTACTAGTTGGCTTGGAATCTTCTGGTGTCCATTCCAATGGATTCTCGCTGGTACGTGAGGCTTTGTTCAACGAAGCCGGCTATAGCGTCGATACGAAACTTGACGAACTCGGCGACGCCACGTTGGGCGACGTCCTGCTCACCCCGACGAAAATCTACGTCAAGGCGCTCAAGCCGCTTTTTGCCGCGGGCCTTATCAAAGGCGTCGCGCACATCACCGGCGGCGGGTTCATTGAGAACATTCCCCGTATGATTCCCGAAGGTCTCGCAGCGTCAATCAAGATTGGAACATGGAGCATCCCGCCGATTTTCGACATCATCGAACGCGCGGGCAGCATCGATCACGAGGAGATGTTCAACGTCTTCAACATGGGCATCGGCATGGTCTTGGCCGTCGACTCGGCGAACGTGAAGCAAACTCTCAAAACCCTTGAAACCGTCGGCGAAACCGGCCATGTCATCGGCTCGATCGTGCCGGATAATGGGCTCAGACGAGTTTTGTTCGCTTAA
- the purD gene encoding phosphoribosylamine--glycine ligase, producing MGIKVLVIGSGAREHAIAATLLNGASVDEVTVAPGNPGMELDGIRTTHIDPSNHAALIEFMQSSGYDWALVGPEVPLMHGIVDDFREVGLKAFGPTRAAAQIEGSKDFAKQLMARHAIPTAAYRTFTDYEAAAAYVAEHGTPIVIKADGLAAGKGVTVALDEQTALGALEDIFVERRFGNDDLKVVIEDFLEGQEFSLMSFVNGTEFWPMPISQDHKRAYDGDKGPNTGGMGAYSPVPQISNDTVEQAIDTIVRPTVEALAEEGTPFTGILYAGLIATDDGPKVIEFNARFGDPETEAVLPLLTSDLGEGINAILNDEQPTFTWRTDATALGVVLAADGYPGKPKKGTLVPAIPTDSDSRIYYAGVKRPKHPENLNPADLASSTGLVSSSGRVLVYETVAPTLKAAQSKIYDTLDALDTTGFFYRHDIGAKALEAVVPDSSEPNNL from the coding sequence ATGGGTATAAAGGTTCTGGTCATCGGATCAGGCGCGCGCGAACACGCGATCGCCGCCACATTGCTCAACGGCGCGAGTGTCGACGAAGTCACCGTTGCTCCCGGCAACCCCGGCATGGAGCTCGACGGCATCCGCACCACCCACATCGACCCATCCAATCACGCGGCACTTATCGAATTCATGCAGTCCAGCGGCTACGACTGGGCTCTCGTCGGCCCCGAAGTGCCACTGATGCACGGCATCGTCGACGATTTTCGTGAGGTTGGCCTCAAGGCGTTCGGCCCCACCCGCGCAGCTGCACAGATCGAAGGCTCCAAGGACTTCGCCAAGCAGCTCATGGCCCGCCACGCCATCCCGACCGCTGCCTACCGTACGTTCACCGACTATGAAGCGGCTGCGGCTTATGTCGCCGAACACGGCACGCCAATCGTCATCAAAGCTGACGGGTTGGCCGCCGGCAAGGGCGTAACTGTCGCCCTTGATGAACAGACGGCACTTGGTGCCCTAGAAGACATCTTCGTCGAACGCCGTTTCGGCAACGACGACCTCAAGGTCGTAATCGAAGACTTCCTCGAAGGACAGGAATTTTCGCTGATGAGCTTCGTCAACGGCACCGAATTCTGGCCAATGCCCATTTCACAGGACCACAAACGTGCCTACGACGGCGATAAAGGCCCAAACACCGGCGGCATGGGCGCATACAGCCCAGTTCCGCAAATCAGCAATGACACGGTCGAACAGGCCATCGACACCATCGTGCGTCCGACCGTCGAAGCGTTGGCCGAAGAAGGCACACCGTTCACCGGTATCCTCTACGCCGGCCTTATCGCTACCGACGACGGCCCGAAAGTCATCGAGTTCAACGCCCGCTTCGGCGACCCGGAAACCGAGGCCGTGCTGCCGCTACTCACGAGCGACCTCGGCGAAGGAATCAACGCCATCCTCAACGACGAACAGCCGACGTTCACGTGGCGTACGGATGCCACCGCCCTCGGTGTGGTGCTCGCCGCCGACGGCTACCCCGGCAAGCCGAAGAAGGGAACCTTGGTACCCGCGATCCCCACCGATTCCGATTCTCGCATCTATTACGCCGGCGTGAAAAGGCCGAAGCATCCCGAAAATCTGAATCCTGCTGACTTGGCATCTTCAACCGGTTTGGTCTCTTCCTCCGGTCGCGTCTTGGTCTACGAAACGGTCGCACCCACCCTTAAGGCCGCCCAATCCAAGATTTACGACACTCTAGACGCCCTAGACACCACCGGTTTCTTCTACCGCCATGACATCGGCGCCAAAGCCTTGGAAGCCGTTGTTCCGGATAGCTCTGAACCGAACAACCTGTAA